AACGCATCAATAATATTGAGGCACGGCTTCGTAATGAGTGCCAGATCCGGGAGTACATAGGAGAGTCGGATGAGATGATGGTAATAACTACGTGTCCTGCCTTCTGGAAGAAGCATCGGTGGCAACCCGAACAGGTTTTTGGTGCACAAAGTGATGCCCATGAAGGCGTGGTTTTTCATCTTCGCGACAGAGACGACTGCATCCGTATCGTCAAAACAAGAACTCAACGTATAGCGATCAAACATTGAACCACCGCCGGGGACATCGTAGGCTTTGAAGGGTGGCAGGTTGGAATCGACGAACTGCACGTCGAATTCTTTCAGAAGGTATTCATAGTTGAAACCGGGGGGCATCCGATGCCCGTGGGTATACGGGTTTGTGTCGGTAGCGACCAACTGCGCCGTGGTGTGTTCCTTGATTAATCGCAATACGGCACGACAAACCGCATCGTCTACCAATTCTCGGCGACGACCCTCAAAGTAGATAATACGCTCAGCCGGTTTCATCATATTGAGTTTCATGACCACTTTCTTAGCAGTCTCAATCGGTTTCCATGCCTCGGCGAGTGGGTCAGTGATACGGCGGAGTGTTTGATAAATCTCCTCCTCTGTTGCGCGATAATCACAATGTGCCGCTCTAACTTTGAACTGTTTCTCTTGCATGAGGTGACTCCATTTACGGGCGTGAATTTTCAAAATAGTAGCATGCTATTCAAAAATTGTCAAGTCCGATAGGATTTAGCATGCAACCGTAGTTTGCGTCGAAAAAATGTAGAGTTCAATTTTTCGCTATAATTGCGCGCGCAAAAGGCGGCGCATCACCTTATTAGAAGCGGTTCGTGGCAAGGCATCCACGATGACGACATCGTGAATTCTGAACAGCGGGTTGAGATGTTGGGAGAGCGAGGCTTGCAACGCATCATGTACCTCCTGTTTTGTTAAAACGGATTCCGATGCTGCTGGTACAGTATAGATGACCAGTTGGCTCGGACCACCATCTTCTGGTGAGACAGCAACCGCCGCTGTTTCCTGTATCCCATCAATAACGTTAAGTACCTCTTCAATCTCCGCGGAGCTCACCTTGATACCGCTCAAGTTCATCGTATCGTCGACGCGTCCGTGAACCCGATATTTCATCCCCGTAAGCCAAGGTTCATCTTCAAATTTGCTGCCGAACCTTTCGATCGCATCGCCGTGGCGGCGCAGATTCGGACTCGGTGTCCCTGCAAAGTAGACTTCACCGTGGTCAGCATTGAGTAGGCTCGTGGAGAGACCAAGGGAAGGTGGGACGATGAAAACTTCACCGTTGTCAGAGAGGTTTCCATGATCATCATAAAGTCGGAAATCTAAACCAAGTGCTGGCGTTGTGAAGGTCGAAGGCGCAGCAGGTTGAACCCGCGTGCCAGTGACATACCCGCCTCCGATCTCGGTGCCGCCGCAATACTCTATCACCGGTTTATAACCCGCCAAGGACATGAGGTAAAACATCTCCTCTGGATTAGAGCATTCACCCGTTGAACTGAAAGCTCGGATTGCGTGCCAGTCCAACCCGTGCATGCATTCCGTATTTTTCCACGCTCGGACGAGGGTAGGTACGACACCGAGCATGCTGACTTTCGCTTTCTGGATAAAAACACCGAAGTCGCGCTCTGTCGGAGCCCCACCATCATATAGAGCAATAGTGGCTTTGTTGATGAGGCTGGCGTAGATGAGCCACGGTCCCATCATCCAACCGAGGTTTGTATACCATGCCAACACGTCGTTGGGATGAATGTCGTGGTGTAGATAAGCATCCGTAGCACATTTGATAGGAGTGGTATGCGTCCATGGAATCGCCTTCGGTTCACCAGTGGTTCCGGAGGAGAAGAGGATATTGGTATGGGAATCAGGATGGCACGGGACGGCGGTAAAGGTTTCCGTGTCACTCAGAAAATCGCTCCATACCATATCGCCTTTGCGTAAGGTCTGTGTAACCCCGCCCCCACCTTCACATGAGCAAATGATTGCTTTTGGTGCGTTTGCGGCGATCACTTTCTCATACAACGGGAGGCGTTTACCTGCCCTATTGATATAGTCTTGTGTGAAGATCGCTTTGGCATTGCCGATACGGAGACGGGTGGCTATCTCATCTGGT
This region of Candidatus Poribacteria bacterium genomic DNA includes:
- a CDS encoding DUF362 domain-containing protein, giving the protein MQEKQFKVRAAHCDYRATEEEIYQTLRRITDPLAEAWKPIETAKKVVMKLNMMKPAERIIYFEGRRRELVDDAVCRAVLRLIKEHTTAQLVATDTNPYTHGHRMPPGFNYEYLLKEFDVQFVDSNLPPFKAYDVPGGGSMFDRYTLSSCFDDTDAVVSVAKMKNHAFMGITLCTKNLFGLPPMLLPEGRTRSYYHHLIRLSYVLPDLALITKPCLNIIDALTGQWGREWGGEGRICNALIAGDHPISTDTVGMHLMGHDPQSDWPTPPFKRDRNHILIAAQRGYGTVNLDEIDWESEVKAPLAEFDSIETDTPETVANWRRTTCEQGLAYLENQKDLIDRYRNNFIYMQGGEVVWSGPDPSNLGSRRQLSGDKKDSALWLKLVDAEEHEGEHFNVYEECLNPFAA
- a CDS encoding AMP-binding protein; its protein translation is MLTVEQLIACGLDKAEASEITEVINRILETQSPTACWYEISRHILTPYHPFALHQLLYETVYADFDRTTCGPPPAWFPTNEDITKANITRLMMALGLKTYYELHAWTVQNRDTFWQMMIEALGIKTVSTNAEPKQDATGITTNLRELNIVESCFNAPPDAIAIVTQRENDGNLGTLTYRELESFTNRVANGLVEIGLKQGDAVAVDMPMNAESVAIYLGIVKAGGVVVGIADSFAPDEIATRLRIGNAKAIFTQDYINRAGKRLPLYEKVIAANAPKAIICSCEGGGGVTQTLRKGDMVWSDFLSDTETFTAVPCHPDSHTNILFSSGTTGEPKAIPWTHTTPIKCATDAYLHHDIHPNDVLAWYTNLGWMMGPWLIYASLINKATIALYDGGAPTERDFGVFIQKAKVSMLGVVPTLVRAWKNTECMHGLDWHAIRAFSSTGECSNPEEMFYLMSLAGYKPVIEYCGGTEIGGGYVTGTRVQPAAPSTFTTPALGLDFRLYDDHGNLSDNGEVFIVPPSLGLSTSLLNADHGEVYFAGTPSPNLRRHGDAIERFGSKFEDEPWLTGMKYRVHGRVDDTMNLSGIKVSSAEIEEVLNVIDGIQETAAVAVSPEDGGPSQLVIYTVPAASESVLTKQEVHDALQASLSQHLNPLFRIHDVVIVDALPRTASNKVMRRLLRAQL